The Haloplanus natans DSM 17983 DNA segment CCCGTCGAAGGCCTACATCACCGCGACGGGGGTCGCAGAGGACGCCGCGAACGCCGAGGAGATGGGTGTGTACGCCGATCCCGTCGTCGACCTCGCGACGATGCACGAGTGGAAGGAGGGGGTCGTCGACCGCCTCACCGGCGGCGTCGAGAAGCTCTGTAAGGCAAACGGCGTCGGCCTCGTCGAAGGGACGGCGAAGTTCGAAGACGAGGGGACGGTCCGGGTCGAACACGGCGGGGAGGGTCAGGGCGCGGAGACGATGACCTTCGAGCACTGCATCGTCGCGACGGGGAGTCGACCGATCGAACTACCCGGGTTCGACTTCGCCGACGACCCGGTCCTCGACTCGGCCGCGGCGTTGGATCTGGACACCGTCCCGGACCGCCTCGTGGTGATCGGTGCGGGCTACATCGGGATGGAGCTCTCGACGGTCTTTGCCGACCTCGGGAGCGACGTGACCGTGGTGGAGATGCTGGACGGCGTCCTCCCGGGGTACGAGGACGACGTGTCGCGGGTGGTGCGCAAGCGTGCCGAGTCGAAGGGGGTCGACTTCCAGTTCGGCGAAGGGGCGAGCGGGTGGCGCGACGCCGCCGACGGCGGTATCGTCGTCACCACGGAGACAGAGGACGGCGAGGAGTCGACGTACGGCGCCGACCGGGTGCTCGTCGCGGTGGGTCGGGAGCCGATCACCGACACCCTCGACGCCGCGAAAGTGGGGCTGGAGACGACCGACGGCGGCTTCTTCGAGACGGACGAGCGGTGTGAGACGGCCGTCGACGACATCTACGCCGTCGGCGACGTGGCCGGCGAACCGATGCTCGCCCACACGGCGTCGGCGGAAGGGATCGTGGCCGCCGAAGCCATCGCGGGCGAACCGGCGGCGTTCGACACGCGAGCCGTGCCTGCCGCCGTCTTCACCGACCCCGAAATCGCGACGGTGGGACTGACCGAGGCGGAGGCGAAGGCGGAGGGGTTCGACCCCGTCGTCGGCGAGATGCCTTTCAACGCCAGCGGGCGGGCGCTGACGCTCGGCGAAACCGAGGGGTTCGTCAGGATCGTCGCCAGCGAGGACGGCTTCGTCCTCGGCGCACAGATCGTCGGCCCGGAGGCCTCGGAACTGATCGCGGAGCCGACCCTCGCCATCGAGATGGGTGCGACGCTCTCGGACGTGGTGGCGACGGTCCACACCCACCCTACGCTCGCGGAGGCGGTGATGGAGGCGGCGGAGAACGCGCTCGGGCAGGCGATTCACACGCTCAATCGGTAGTCGGGACGCCCCCGACGGAGGCCGTCCGCGGCCTTCGGCCCGCGTGTTCAACCGATAGTCGTTACGCGGGGGCGATCGATGCCCGATTCGTTGACGCCGACGGTTACATACGTAGCCTGTCAAGAGACGGGGGGACGACGGCGACGCCCCCGAAATCGAACACGTTCGTCGGCAGTGAGGGCGTCAAGGCTTTGCCGAACAGCAAAGTCTAATGGGATGGCCGCTCAACCTTCGGCTGATGCCCACGGTAGAATACCTCAATTACGAAGTACTGGACGATCACGGCTGGGAAATGGACGACGACGACCTCTTCGAGAAGGCGGCGGACGCCGGTCTCGACGACGTCGACTACGGCTCGCTGGAGGTCAACGAGGGCGAGTACGTCCTCGAAGCGGCCGAGGCGCAGGGCTACGACTGGCCCTTCTCGTGCCGTGCCGGCGCCTGTGCGAACTGCGCGGCCATCGTCATGGAGGGCGATCTCGATATGGACATGCAGCAGATCCTCTCCGACGAGGAAGTCGAGGAGAAGGACGTCCGGCTGACCTGCATCGGTAGCCCGACGGCGGACGAGGTCAAACTCGTCTACAACGCGAAGCACCTCGATTACCTGCAGAACCGCGTCATCTGAGCCGGCAGTCTTCCGTTTTTTTGACACGCGACGACCGGTAGCGACCGCTCGGTAAGCCGGAAACCCTAATTTCTCCCCGCGTCCCTACTCGACAATGCTCGGGGCGACGACGGATCTGTTGCGGTTGATCGCAGTGCCCGCACTCGGGTGGGCGGCGTGGCGTGACGTGCGAACCCGCCGGCTCCCCAACCGGCTGTGGTACCCCCTCCTTGCCGTTGGCCTGCTCACCCTCGCCGTCGACGCGGCCGGCCACCTCCCGATGACGACCGTCGCCGACCGCCTCTTCGCCGTCCGCGTCGGCGTCAGCGTCCTGATCCTCGTTCCGCTTGCCTACGGTCTCTGGTGGATCGGGGGCTTCGGGGGCGCCGACGCCAAGGCGCTGATGACGCTGGCCGTCCTCTTTCCCACCTACCCCGTCTTCTACCTTCGGACCGGCGCGTATCCGCTCGTCACGACCACCCTCGGCGTGTTCTCGATGACCATCCTGACGAACGCGGTGCTCGTTGGCCTCTTCTATCCCCTCTATCTCGGCGTTCGAAACGCCCTCCGTGGCGATCTCTCGCTGGTCATGTTCGTCGGCCGACGAACGGACGTGTCGGCGCTTCTGCGCGAACACGGCCGCCTGTTCGAGACGACCGAAGGGCTCACTCGGAGCGGCCTCGACCTCGACGCCCTGCGGATGTATCTGCGGTGGCGCGGTACCACCCTCGCGGCGCTCCGGGCG contains these protein-coding regions:
- the lpdA gene encoding dihydrolipoyl dehydrogenase gives rise to the protein MVVGDVTTGTEVLVIGAGPGGYVAAIRAAQRDLDVTLVERDAYGGVCLNRGCIPSKAYITATGVAEDAANAEEMGVYADPVVDLATMHEWKEGVVDRLTGGVEKLCKANGVGLVEGTAKFEDEGTVRVEHGGEGQGAETMTFEHCIVATGSRPIELPGFDFADDPVLDSAAALDLDTVPDRLVVIGAGYIGMELSTVFADLGSDVTVVEMLDGVLPGYEDDVSRVVRKRAESKGVDFQFGEGASGWRDAADGGIVVTTETEDGEESTYGADRVLVAVGREPITDTLDAAKVGLETTDGGFFETDERCETAVDDIYAVGDVAGEPMLAHTASAEGIVAAEAIAGEPAAFDTRAVPAAVFTDPEIATVGLTEAEAKAEGFDPVVGEMPFNASGRALTLGETEGFVRIVASEDGFVLGAQIVGPEASELIAEPTLAIEMGATLSDVVATVHTHPTLAEAVMEAAENALGQAIHTLNR
- the fer gene encoding ferredoxin Fer; the encoded protein is MPTVEYLNYEVLDDHGWEMDDDDLFEKAADAGLDDVDYGSLEVNEGEYVLEAAEAQGYDWPFSCRAGACANCAAIVMEGDLDMDMQQILSDEEVEEKDVRLTCIGSPTADEVKLVYNAKHLDYLQNRVI
- a CDS encoding A24 family peptidase — protein: MLGATTDLLRLIAVPALGWAAWRDVRTRRLPNRLWYPLLAVGLLTLAVDAAGHLPMTTVADRLFAVRVGVSVLILVPLAYGLWWIGGFGGADAKALMTLAVLFPTYPVFYLRTGAYPLVTTTLGVFSMTILTNAVLVGLFYPLYLGVRNALRGDLSLVMFVGRRTDVSALLREHGRLFETTEGLTRSGLDLDALRMYLRWRGTTLAALRASPSAHRDPTSVGETYEPTDGAVDTGTDDDRPTPVDETRTVERAPDDADHDDPWAAERFLDDIEGSAYGTTPETLREGLCVVTTRETVWLSPGVPFIVPVFLGLVVALIYGDLLFGLLRALGVA